In a single window of the Streptomyces sp. NBC_00285 genome:
- the rpmJ gene encoding 50S ribosomal protein L36 has protein sequence MKVKPSVKKICDKCRVIRRHGRVMVICENPRHKQRQG, from the coding sequence ATGAAGGTCAAGCCGAGCGTCAAGAAGATCTGCGACAAGTGCAGGGTGATCCGCCGTCATGGTCGGGTCATGGTCATCTGCGAGAACCCGCGCCACAAGCAGCGCCAGGGCTGA
- a CDS encoding DNA-directed RNA polymerase subunit alpha — translation MLIAQRPSLTEEVVDEFRSRFVIEPLEPGFGYTLGNSLRRTLLSSIPGAAVTSIRVDGVLHEFTTVPGVKEDVTDLILNIKQLVVSSEHDEPVVMYLRKQGPGLVTAADIAPPAGVEVHNPDLVLATLNGKGKLEMELTVERGRGYVSAVQNKQVGQEIGRIPVDSIYSPVLKVTYKVEATRVEQRTDFDKLIVDVETKQAMRPRDAMASAGKTLVELFGLARELNIDAEGIDMGPSPTDAALAADLALPIEELELTVRSYNCLKREGIHSVGELVARSEADLLDIRNFGAKSIDEVKAKLAGMGLALKDSPPGFDPTAAADAFGADDDADAGFVETEQY, via the coding sequence ATGCTGATCGCTCAGCGTCCGTCGTTGACCGAAGAGGTCGTCGACGAGTTCCGTTCCCGGTTCGTGATCGAGCCGCTGGAGCCGGGATTCGGTTACACCCTCGGCAACTCCCTCCGCCGTACCCTCCTGTCGTCGATTCCCGGTGCTGCTGTCACGAGCATCCGGGTCGACGGTGTCCTGCATGAGTTCACCACCGTGCCGGGCGTCAAGGAGGACGTCACCGACCTGATCCTCAACATCAAGCAGCTGGTCGTCTCCTCGGAGCACGACGAGCCTGTGGTGATGTACCTGCGCAAGCAGGGTCCGGGTCTGGTCACCGCCGCCGACATCGCGCCTCCGGCCGGTGTCGAGGTGCACAACCCCGATCTGGTTCTTGCCACGCTCAACGGCAAGGGCAAGCTGGAGATGGAACTGACGGTCGAGCGTGGCCGCGGTTATGTCTCCGCCGTGCAGAACAAGCAGGTGGGCCAGGAGATCGGCCGTATTCCGGTCGACTCCATCTACAGCCCGGTGCTCAAGGTCACGTACAAGGTCGAGGCCACGCGTGTCGAGCAGCGCACCGACTTCGACAAGCTGATCGTCGACGTCGAGACCAAGCAGGCGATGCGTCCGCGTGACGCCATGGCCTCCGCGGGCAAGACGCTGGTCGAGCTGTTCGGTCTCGCCCGTGAGCTGAACATCGACGCCGAGGGCATCGACATGGGCCCGTCCCCCACGGACGCCGCCCTTGCCGCTGACCTCGCGCTGCCGATCGAGGAGCTGGAGCTCACCGTTCGGTCGTACAACTGCCTCAAGCGTGAGGGCATCCACTCCGTGGGTGAACTCGTCGCCCGCTCCGAGGCCGACCTCCTGGACATCCGTAACTTCGGTGCGAAGTCCATCGACGAGGTCAAGGCGAAGCTGGCCGGCATGGGCCTGGCCCTCAAGGACAGCCCGCCCGGATTCGACCCCACGGCCGCCGCCGACGCCTTCGGCGCCGACGACGACGCGGACGCGGGTTTCGTGGAGACCGAGCAGTACTGA
- the rplQ gene encoding 50S ribosomal protein L17, giving the protein MPKPTKGARLGGSAAHEKLLLANLAKSLFEHGRITTTEAKARKLRPYAERLITKGKKGDLHNRRQVLQVITDKSIVHTLFTEIGPRYENRPGGYTRITKIGNRRGDNAPMAVIELVEALTVAQAATGEAEAATKRAAKDAEVAPAAEDTKGDVTKADEAEDAAEESKDA; this is encoded by the coding sequence ATGCCGAAGCCCACCAAGGGTGCCCGTCTGGGCGGCAGTGCCGCGCACGAGAAGCTGCTCCTCGCGAACCTCGCGAAGTCGCTGTTCGAGCACGGCCGTATCACCACGACCGAGGCGAAGGCGCGCAAGCTGCGTCCGTACGCCGAGCGTCTGATCACCAAGGGCAAGAAGGGCGACCTTCACAACCGCCGTCAGGTGCTTCAGGTGATCACGGACAAGAGCATCGTGCACACGCTCTTCACCGAGATCGGCCCGCGTTACGAGAACCGTCCCGGTGGCTACACCCGTATCACCAAGATCGGTAACCGTCGTGGCGACAACGCGCCCATGGCTGTCATCGAGCTGGTCGAGGCGCTTACCGTTGCACAGGCTGCGACGGGTGAGGCCGAGGCCGCCACGAAGCGTGCCGCGAAGGACGCCGAGGTTGCTCCGGCTGCCGAGGACACCAAGGGTGACGTGACCAAGGCCGACGAGGCTGAGGACGCTGCCGAGGAGTCGAAGGACGCGTAA
- the rpsK gene encoding 30S ribosomal protein S11: MPPKGRQGAAKKVRRKEKKNVAHGHAHIKSTFNNTIVSITDPAGNVISWASAGHVGFKGSRKSTPFAAQMAAESAARRAQEHGMRKVDVFVKGPGSGRETAIRSLQATGLEVGSIQDVTPTPHNGCRPPKRRRV; this comes from the coding sequence ATGCCCCCCAAGGGTCGTCAGGGCGCTGCCAAGAAGGTGCGCCGCAAGGAAAAGAAGAACGTCGCTCACGGGCACGCCCACATCAAGAGCACGTTCAACAACACCATCGTCTCGATCACGGACCCCGCGGGCAACGTGATCTCCTGGGCCTCCGCCGGCCACGTCGGCTTCAAGGGCTCGCGCAAGTCCACCCCCTTCGCCGCGCAGATGGCCGCTGAGTCGGCCGCCCGCCGCGCGCAGGAGCACGGCATGCGCAAGGTCGACGTCTTCGTCAAGGGTCCCGGCTCCGGCCGTGAGACCGCGATCCGCTCCCTCCAGGCCACCGGCCTCGAGGTCGGTTCGATCCAGGACGTCACGCCCACCCCGCACAACGGCTGCCGTCCGCCCAAGCGCCGTCGCGTCTGA
- the rpsM gene encoding 30S ribosomal protein S13, with protein sequence MARVSGVDIPREKRVEVALTYVFGIGRTLSQLTLAETGIDPNTRVRDLSEEQLVAIREYVDSNIKTEGDLRREVQADIRRKVEIGCYQGLRHRRGLPVRGQRTSTNARTRKGPRRAIAGKKKPGKK encoded by the coding sequence ATGGCACGCGTTTCCGGTGTTGACATCCCGCGCGAAAAGCGCGTGGAAGTCGCCCTGACCTACGTGTTCGGGATCGGACGGACTCTGTCCCAGCTCACGCTGGCCGAGACCGGCATCGACCCGAACACCCGCGTTCGCGACCTCTCCGAGGAGCAGCTCGTCGCGATTCGTGAGTACGTCGACAGCAACATCAAGACCGAGGGTGACCTCCGTCGCGAGGTCCAGGCCGACATCCGCCGCAAGGTCGAGATCGGCTGCTACCAGGGTCTCCGTCACCGTCGTGGTCTGCCCGTCCGTGGTCAGCGCACCAGCACGAACGCTCGTACCCGCAAGGGCCCGCGTCGCGCCATCGCCGGCAAGAAGAAGCCGGGCAAGAAGTAG